The proteins below come from a single Clostridia bacterium genomic window:
- a CDS encoding ACT domain-containing protein, whose product MRAVLTVVGKDAVGILARVAGECAKYGVNISEVSQTVLQEMFCMIMLCDISGLTVDFGEFADKMKAVGDETGMAVQVMHSDIFDSMHRI is encoded by the coding sequence ATGAGAGCTGTTTTAACGGTAGTGGGCAAGGACGCCGTCGGCATCCTCGCGCGCGTCGCGGGCGAATGCGCGAAGTACGGCGTGAACATCAGCGAGGTCTCGCAGACGGTGTTGCAGGAAATGTTCTGTATGATAATGCTCTGCGACATTTCCGGGCTGACGGTCGATTTCGGTGAGTTCGCCGACAAGATGAAGGCGGTCGGCGACGAGACGGGTATGGCGGTGCAGGTAATGCACAGCGACATATTCGATTCCATGCACAGGATCTGA
- a CDS encoding PFL family protein: MLNTHDILETIRMIRDEHLDIRTVTMGISLLDCADPDIDKACDKIRAKIVRYAGELVPTCEKLQKELGIPIINKRISVTPIAMLAAACQSSDPVKFAKALDAAAKDCGVNFIGGYSALVHKGFSAGDYALIESIPRALAETDLVCSSVNVGSSKSGINMDAVAMMGRVVKQTAEATADRDCIGCAKLVVFCNAPEDNPFMAGAFHGPGEPDCVINVGVSGPGVVRAAIAEADPGMDLAGVAELIKRTAFKITRMGQLVAKRVSDELCVPFGIVDLSLAPTPAVGDSVARILEEMGLEACGACGTTAALALLNDAVKKGGVMASSHVGGLSGAFIPVTEDEGMVAAVKAGALSIEKLEAMTAVCSVGLDMINVPGDTPPEVISAIIADEAAIGMVNTKTTAVRVIPAIGKKAGEELSFGGLLGGGPIMKVNGYSPRAFIARGGRIPAPLHSLKN; encoded by the coding sequence ATGCTCAACACTCACGATATACTCGAAACGATACGAATGATACGCGACGAGCACCTCGATATCCGCACCGTGACGATGGGGATATCGCTGCTCGACTGCGCGGATCCGGATATCGACAAGGCGTGCGATAAGATCCGCGCCAAGATCGTGCGCTATGCCGGAGAGCTCGTTCCCACCTGCGAGAAACTGCAGAAGGAGCTCGGCATTCCGATCATCAACAAGCGCATTTCGGTAACTCCGATAGCGATGCTCGCTGCGGCGTGCCAGAGCTCCGACCCCGTGAAGTTCGCCAAGGCGCTCGACGCGGCGGCGAAGGACTGCGGAGTCAACTTCATCGGCGGCTATTCCGCGCTTGTGCACAAGGGCTTCTCCGCCGGCGACTACGCGCTGATCGAGAGCATCCCGCGCGCGCTCGCGGAGACCGACCTCGTCTGCTCCTCCGTCAACGTCGGCTCGTCGAAATCCGGCATAAACATGGACGCCGTCGCGATGATGGGCAGGGTCGTAAAGCAGACCGCCGAGGCGACCGCCGACCGCGACTGCATCGGCTGCGCGAAGCTCGTCGTATTCTGCAACGCGCCCGAGGATAATCCCTTTATGGCGGGAGCGTTCCACGGGCCCGGCGAGCCGGACTGCGTGATAAACGTCGGCGTTTCCGGCCCCGGCGTCGTCCGCGCCGCGATAGCGGAAGCGGATCCCGGTATGGACCTCGCCGGAGTCGCGGAGCTGATAAAGCGCACCGCGTTCAAGATAACCCGCATGGGCCAGCTGGTCGCGAAGCGCGTTTCGGACGAGCTCTGCGTGCCGTTCGGCATAGTCGACCTTTCGCTCGCGCCGACTCCCGCGGTGGGCGACTCGGTCGCGCGCATTCTTGAAGAGATGGGCCTGGAGGCGTGCGGCGCCTGCGGCACGACCGCCGCGCTCGCGCTGCTCAACGACGCGGTCAAAAAGGGAGGCGTTATGGCGTCATCTCACGTCGGCGGGCTTTCCGGCGCGTTCATTCCCGTCACGGAGGACGAGGGCATGGTCGCCGCCGTCAAGGCGGGCGCGCTCTCTATCGAGAAACTCGAGGCGATGACCGCCGTCTGCTCCGTCGGCCTCGATATGATAAACGTTCCCGGCGATACGCCGCCGGAGGTCATCTCCGCGATAATCGCGGACGAAGCCGCCATCGGCATGGTCAATACGAAGACGACCGCCGTCCGCGTGATCCCCGCGATAGGGAAGAAGGC